From a region of the Paenibacillus lutimineralis genome:
- a CDS encoding sensor histidine kinase: MTQKKTASEEFDTDDRFNPNVQIVGKEFFLKECLKELQNLTNYQVSCWFPNYSIIASGAVHQGEEWEDFLRERIPNPNPVVHSIQIHEVENGKIVFDDGGNEEAKNEPQERLITLANLFSSLYQAKLNSDLYRDWLYKLDNLLKSMSDGIVLLNLQRNVIHQNDAFVQFIKTYNDGKMIINENQLIKMFIQINELESVDIEEFASQNEASIRIKAQLPGKIRYFEIKKFAVYESSEPLGNVYSIRDITKEYEVDQIKSNLISIASHEFKTPLTNIRGSVETLLRGASNKWDESFSHDLLLGIHEDVLHLQELIDVWMDVKKIETGTLLLHQDFFPLFQLIKGTMNQLPEKAMSQGEIVFNYDTMSNFPLLYGDEARVRQVLINLIINGLTYNDANEKKIVVNIYHDDQFIYIEVTDNGIGISEKYQKKIFERFYRADISAARKSGGSGLGLSISEGLIREHGGEIYVKSQLNEGSTFTVKLPIIQVP, translated from the coding sequence ATGACTCAGAAAAAGACAGCGAGCGAAGAATTTGATACGGATGATCGATTTAATCCAAATGTGCAGATTGTTGGGAAGGAGTTCTTCTTGAAAGAATGCCTAAAGGAATTGCAGAACTTAACAAATTATCAAGTAAGTTGCTGGTTCCCGAATTATTCGATTATCGCTAGCGGTGCTGTTCATCAAGGGGAGGAGTGGGAGGATTTCCTTCGTGAACGAATCCCGAACCCGAACCCAGTTGTTCATTCGATTCAAATTCATGAGGTTGAGAATGGTAAGATCGTATTTGATGACGGGGGTAATGAGGAAGCGAAGAATGAACCGCAGGAGCGCTTAATCACTCTTGCCAACCTATTCAGCTCCTTATACCAAGCGAAGTTGAATTCGGATCTATATAGAGACTGGTTATATAAATTGGACAATTTGTTAAAGAGTATGTCAGACGGGATTGTTCTGTTGAACTTGCAGAGGAATGTGATTCATCAGAATGATGCTTTCGTTCAATTTATTAAGACATATAATGATGGTAAAATGATTATTAATGAGAACCAGCTCATTAAGATGTTCATACAGATCAACGAACTCGAGTCGGTCGATATTGAGGAATTTGCATCCCAGAATGAAGCTTCGATCCGAATCAAGGCGCAGCTTCCTGGAAAGATTCGTTACTTTGAAATTAAGAAATTCGCTGTGTATGAGAGTAGTGAGCCCTTGGGTAATGTGTATAGTATCCGGGATATTACGAAGGAATATGAGGTTGACCAGATCAAGAGCAACTTGATCTCGATCGCCAGTCATGAATTCAAGACTCCGCTGACCAATATCAGGGGAAGTGTGGAGACTCTCTTAAGAGGGGCATCCAATAAATGGGACGAGTCCTTCTCTCATGATCTGCTGCTAGGAATCCATGAGGACGTGCTTCATTTACAAGAGCTGATTGACGTCTGGATGGATGTGAAGAAGATTGAGACAGGCACCTTGCTGTTGCATCAGGATTTCTTCCCACTGTTCCAACTGATCAAGGGAACGATGAATCAACTTCCTGAGAAGGCAATGAGCCAAGGCGAGATCGTGTTTAATTATGATACGATGTCTAACTTCCCGTTATTATACGGAGATGAAGCTCGTGTAAGGCAAGTTCTGATCAATCTGATTATTAATGGACTTACTTATAATGATGCGAATGAAAAGAAGATTGTCGTCAATATTTATCATGATGATCAATTTATTTATATAGAAGTAACAGATAATGGAATCGGCATTTCTGAGAAATATCAGAAGAAAATATTTGAGCGTTTCTATAGAGCCGATATTTCAGCGGCACGAAAGAGCGGAGGGTCCGGCCTCGGTCTGTCGATCAGCGAGGGCCTGATCCGCGAGCATGGCGGCGAAATATATGTGAAGAGCCAACTAAATGAAGGAAGCACCTTTACCGTTAAACTGCCGATTATTCAAGTTCCATAG
- a CDS encoding citrate transporter, with protein MKTKKYFLTSIFTLAMFLLMLPMQAFAADSIGADVPTPTGWYALLTILPLIVILVLLFMKVDMIAAGLVGGVMAMIIGGISLTEANQAFLDSIPGMLSITVPIINSAVAMAVFKSGGYTSALTLVRRGIKGRVEIFAAFIVLLQAAATYMSGIGGGSAMVIAPLAMAALGAIPEVIAAMSIVSAVSFTTSPASLESGIVSKLSGIPVADYVAEMRLFTLGFVILGVAIAFWGAKRRKALFVGEESSEFAGMNNKQLFKMTIPAIFLLGSVILGPIINKAIHYSLFTPLVYTMLTVFLIFLCTKFTLNKSLEAMVDGSTYILTRLFSVGIFLAFINMIGQTGAFAAISNVASQAPTAIVVPVAVLAGILVGIPAGAYVGSILTLVLPIAVTLGFSPIAFGFVAMGVGLGSQLSFVNITMQALSSGFQIPILQVVKGNAKWVGLSMAILLVLSLIFG; from the coding sequence ATGAAGACGAAAAAATACTTTTTAACGTCAATATTTACTTTGGCAATGTTCTTGCTCATGCTACCTATGCAAGCCTTCGCAGCAGATTCTATTGGTGCTGATGTACCGACTCCTACCGGATGGTACGCGCTATTAACGATTCTGCCCCTGATTGTCATTCTGGTCCTGCTGTTCATGAAGGTTGATATGATTGCAGCTGGTCTGGTCGGTGGCGTGATGGCTATGATCATCGGCGGCATATCTTTGACTGAGGCCAATCAGGCCTTCCTGGATTCGATTCCAGGTATGCTCTCGATTACCGTACCGATCATTAACTCCGCGGTAGCGATGGCTGTGTTTAAATCAGGTGGTTATACCTCGGCCTTGACCCTGGTTCGTAGAGGGATTAAGGGACGCGTTGAAATTTTCGCTGCATTTATCGTTCTGCTGCAAGCTGCAGCGACTTATATGTCAGGTATCGGCGGCGGAAGCGCGATGGTTATCGCACCACTGGCGATGGCGGCATTGGGCGCTATTCCAGAAGTTATTGCTGCGATGTCTATCGTATCTGCAGTCAGCTTCACAACATCTCCTGCATCGCTGGAGTCTGGTATCGTCTCGAAGTTGTCCGGCATTCCAGTAGCCGACTATGTAGCTGAAATGCGTCTGTTCACTTTGGGCTTCGTTATCCTTGGTGTTGCTATTGCATTCTGGGGAGCTAAGCGCAGAAAGGCACTCTTCGTAGGTGAAGAGAGCAGCGAGTTTGCCGGAATGAACAACAAGCAATTATTCAAAATGACGATCCCAGCGATCTTCTTGCTCGGATCGGTTATTCTCGGCCCTATCATTAATAAAGCAATTCACTATAGCTTGTTTACACCGCTTGTGTATACAATGTTGACCGTGTTCTTGATTTTCCTTTGCACGAAATTCACACTTAACAAATCGCTTGAGGCGATGGTTGATGGTTCAACTTATATTTTGACACGTCTGTTCAGTGTAGGTATCTTCCTAGCGTTCATTAATATGATCGGTCAGACCGGCGCTTTTGCAGCGATCTCGAACGTAGCAAGTCAGGCTCCTACAGCTATTGTTGTTCCTGTAGCCGTACTGGCAGGTATATTGGTTGGTATTCCAGCCGGAGCATATGTTGGTTCCATTCTGACCTTGGTATTGCCGATTGCCGTAACACTCGGATTCTCGCCTATTGCCTTTGGTTTTGTAGCTATGGGTGTAGGTCTGGGAAGTCAGCTCAGCTTCGTTAACATTACCATGCAAGCTCTTTCGTCCGGGTTCCAAATTCCAATTTTGCAAGTCGTTAAAGGTAATGCGAAGTGGGTAGGACTCTCGATGGCAATCTTGTTGGTACTTTCGTTGATCTTCGGATAA
- a CDS encoding amidohydrolase family protein, which translates to MDILIKKARIAEGAELRDIAIDNGKIVGIEANIEAEAGRVIEANGKVLIPGLVESHLHLDKALIADRLPNKSGTLQEAIRVTGQLKPTFTKQDIRDRASRTLDMLVKNGTTHLRTHSEFDPSQGFTGLEVILELREEYKNLIDIQVVAFPQEGIFKAPGTDKMMYEAMEMGCDIVGGVPYNDISAKEHIDFVFELAKKYNKPIDLHQDFKDDAEGTTIDYVAEKTIAEGFVGRVSVGHLTSIAAMPREQLLPIIEKMNEAQISVMSLPCTDLHLGARNDAYNVRRTVTPIRALRDGGVNMCIATNNIRNAFTPYGNGDLMLTAMIAIPVGHLGGADDLHTVLPMITTNPAKALDLKGYGIAVGNNADLVLLDSESVTNAIIDVPTRLFVIKSGKVTVETVRTVKVNA; encoded by the coding sequence ATGGATATCTTGATTAAGAAGGCAAGAATTGCTGAGGGTGCGGAGCTCCGTGATATTGCGATCGACAACGGGAAAATCGTTGGAATAGAAGCTAATATCGAGGCAGAAGCAGGCCGTGTTATCGAAGCGAACGGTAAGGTATTAATCCCAGGCCTAGTTGAGAGCCATCTTCATTTGGATAAAGCGCTCATCGCAGACCGTCTGCCGAACAAATCAGGTACATTGCAGGAGGCCATTCGTGTTACAGGCCAATTGAAGCCTACGTTTACGAAACAGGATATTCGCGATCGTGCCAGCAGAACATTGGACATGTTGGTTAAGAACGGTACGACTCATTTGCGGACTCATTCTGAATTCGATCCATCCCAGGGCTTCACAGGACTTGAAGTGATTCTTGAGCTCCGTGAAGAGTATAAGAACCTGATCGACATTCAAGTTGTTGCCTTCCCTCAAGAGGGAATCTTCAAAGCCCCAGGTACAGATAAAATGATGTACGAGGCTATGGAGATGGGCTGCGATATCGTTGGTGGGGTTCCATACAATGACATCTCAGCTAAAGAGCATATCGACTTTGTGTTCGAGCTTGCTAAGAAATACAATAAGCCTATCGATCTTCATCAGGACTTCAAGGATGACGCAGAAGGCACCACGATTGACTATGTTGCTGAGAAGACCATTGCTGAAGGCTTCGTAGGCAGAGTATCGGTAGGTCACTTGACCAGTATCGCCGCTATGCCTCGTGAGCAATTGCTGCCAATCATCGAGAAGATGAATGAAGCGCAAATCAGCGTTATGAGCCTTCCATGCACAGACTTGCATCTTGGAGCGCGTAATGATGCTTATAACGTTCGCCGCACAGTTACTCCTATCCGTGCACTTCGCGATGGCGGTGTAAATATGTGTATTGCGACGAATAATATTCGTAACGCATTCACACCATATGGTAACGGCGACTTGATGCTGACAGCTATGATCGCTATCCCTGTAGGCCATTTGGGTGGTGCAGATGACTTGCATACGGTTCTGCCGATGATTACTACGAATCCAGCTAAGGCTCTTGACTTGAAGGGCTATGGTATTGCTGTGGGTAATAACGCGGACCTTGTATTGCTCGACTCTGAATCAGTTACGAATGCTATCATTGATGTACCGACAAGATTATTCGTCATCAAGAGCGGTAAAGTAACGGTTGAAACGGTACGCACTGTTAAAGTCAATGCATAG